One window of the Tetragenococcus koreensis genome contains the following:
- a CDS encoding PTS fructose transporter subunit IIC, whose amino-acid sequence MRIWHRKPWNKLQKNKKVTIKIETHGQVGIENQLTPQEIKDADAAIIAADKDVQKDRFAGKRVINVSVGRGIKEADQLIEDALAGKGSVLKGNKKEEGTTEKDTTEEESKQKNSIGRDIYNNLMNGVSHMLPFVVAGGILMAISFAVWGVYSADPDSSQYNSTAAMIKGIGDMSMGLMVPVLSAYIAEGIAQRPGLAVGFVGGLIADDGGTGFLGGILSGFLAGYFILALKKLLEKMPKSLDGLKAIFLYPVIGVSVVGVIMWLLSGPMESINQAMMDFLVNFEGSNPLILGIIIGCMSAFDMGGPLNKAAYVTGTFLLAQGNTTFMAGVSAACIAPPLITGFAALFFGKYFDKNDRNAGFVNFILGSTHITEGAIPFAAKDPLRNIPIFMLGSSIAAVLTYMFNVQVPAPHGGFLVLPVVTGKAAWVFSILLGSVIAGLLFGLKQKRMAMKKNTNESEAA is encoded by the coding sequence ATACGTATATGGCACAGGAAGCCTTGGAACAAGCTGCAAAAAAATAAAAAGGTAACGATCAAAATAGAAACGCATGGTCAAGTAGGTATTGAAAATCAGCTAACACCACAAGAAATTAAAGATGCTGACGCAGCCATTATTGCTGCGGACAAAGATGTGCAAAAAGACCGTTTTGCTGGAAAACGTGTGATTAATGTCTCTGTGGGTAGAGGGATTAAAGAGGCTGATCAACTCATTGAAGATGCATTAGCAGGAAAAGGCAGCGTTTTAAAAGGAAATAAAAAAGAAGAGGGAACCACGGAAAAGGATACAACAGAAGAGGAGTCAAAACAAAAAAATAGCATTGGCCGCGATATCTATAACAACTTGATGAACGGCGTTTCGCATATGCTGCCGTTTGTGGTCGCTGGTGGGATTTTAATGGCGATTTCTTTTGCTGTATGGGGTGTTTATTCCGCAGATCCAGACAGTTCGCAGTATAATTCTACCGCTGCCATGATCAAAGGGATTGGCGATATGTCAATGGGGTTAATGGTTCCAGTGTTGTCCGCTTATATTGCTGAAGGAATCGCGCAACGACCAGGTTTAGCTGTTGGTTTTGTGGGTGGGTTGATTGCTGATGATGGCGGAACCGGATTTTTAGGCGGAATTTTGTCTGGTTTTCTAGCAGGTTATTTTATTCTTGCTTTGAAAAAATTATTAGAAAAAATGCCGAAGTCATTAGATGGCTTAAAAGCAATCTTTCTCTACCCCGTAATCGGTGTTTCCGTTGTTGGTGTGATCATGTGGCTATTAAGTGGTCCTATGGAATCAATCAACCAAGCAATGATGGATTTTCTAGTTAATTTTGAAGGGTCAAATCCGTTAATATTAGGCATCATTATTGGCTGTATGTCGGCTTTTGATATGGGTGGACCGCTTAATAAAGCAGCTTATGTTACCGGGACATTCTTATTAGCTCAAGGTAATACCACCTTTATGGCGGGTGTTTCGGCTGCCTGTATAGCGCCACCGCTGATTACTGGATTTGCTGCTTTGTTTTTTGGAAAATACTTTGATAAAAATGATCGGAATGCCGGATTTGTTAACTTCATTTTAGGTTCAACTCATATTACAGAAGGAGCGATTCCTTTTGCAGCTAAAGATCCATTACGGAATATCCCCATTTTCATGCTAGGTTCTTCCATTGCTGCTGTATTGACCTATATGTTTAACGTACAAGTTCCAGCTCCACATGGTGGATTCTTAGTTTTACCAGTTGTTACCGGAAAAGCCGCTTGGGTATTTTCCATTTTATTAGGCTCAGTTATTGCTGGTTTATTATTCGGCTTGAAACAAAAAAGAATGGCAATGAAAAAGAATACAAATGAAAGTGAGGCAGCATAA
- the lacD gene encoding tagatose-bisphosphate aldolase codes for MNKQEHLQKLMNENGVISALAIDQRGAMKKMIAPYKEPEADDIIDFKSLVSTELTPYTSSILLDPEYGLPAAGKKAGTSGLLLAYEKSGYDSTAPGRLPDLLDIWSVHRLKEAGADACKFLLYYDVDEDEAINNQKHAFIERIGAECIAEDLPFFLELVSYDTSGIDVKSTEYAKVKPHKVNEMMKEFSAEKYHVDVLKVEVPANMAFVAGYSDDEVVYSKEEAANYFVEQTDATHLPFIFLSAGVSAELFRDTLRFAKEAGSTFNGVLCGRATWADGVSVFVQNGEQAAIEWLQTQGKQNIDELNEVLQETATPIQ; via the coding sequence ATGAATAAACAAGAACACTTACAAAAACTTATGAATGAAAATGGCGTCATCAGTGCTTTGGCGATTGATCAAAGAGGGGCGATGAAAAAGATGATTGCGCCTTACAAAGAACCAGAAGCCGATGACATTATTGATTTTAAAAGCCTTGTTTCAACTGAGTTGACGCCTTATACTTCTTCTATTTTATTAGACCCTGAATATGGATTACCCGCAGCAGGCAAGAAAGCTGGGACCAGCGGACTATTGCTCGCTTATGAAAAATCAGGTTATGATTCAACTGCACCAGGCCGATTGCCAGATTTGTTAGACATTTGGTCTGTGCATCGTTTAAAAGAGGCGGGCGCAGATGCTTGTAAATTTTTACTTTATTATGATGTGGATGAAGACGAAGCGATCAATAATCAAAAGCACGCCTTTATTGAACGAATTGGCGCCGAATGTATTGCAGAAGATTTACCTTTCTTTTTAGAACTTGTTTCTTATGACACTTCTGGTATAGATGTGAAAAGCACTGAATACGCAAAAGTTAAACCACATAAAGTCAATGAAATGATGAAAGAATTCTCGGCAGAAAAATATCATGTGGATGTATTAAAAGTAGAAGTTCCAGCCAATATGGCATTTGTCGCAGGTTATAGTGATGATGAAGTTGTTTATAGCAAAGAAGAAGCAGCAAACTATTTTGTCGAACAAACAGACGCAACGCATTTACCGTTTATCTTCTTGAGTGCCGGAGTTTCTGCTGAATTATTCCGCGATACTTTACGCTTTGCCAAAGAAGCTGGCTCAACCTTTAATGGCGTACTTTGTGGCCGAGCAACCTGGGCAGATGGCGTTTCCGTCTTTGTGCAAAATGGCGAACAAGCCGCTATTGAATGGCTACAAACTCAAGGCAAGCAAAATATTGATGAACTAAATGAAGTATTACAAGAAACTGCTACACCGATTCAATAA
- a CDS encoding Txe/YoeB family addiction module toxin: MSVWKVRAHRVIRKEHIPLLEKAGLKKDFDEIVEALKENPFANIRRQEKLSPKSRGLYSMRINNKHRVVYSINKKDKEVTIFAAWSHYEKNMPKS; this comes from the coding sequence ATGAGTGTTTGGAAAGTTAGAGCCCATAGAGTTATCAGAAAAGAACATATTCCATTACTTGAGAAAGCAGGTTTAAAGAAAGACTTTGATGAAATTGTTGAGGCATTAAAAGAAAATCCTTTTGCTAACATCAGAAGACAGGAAAAATTAAGTCCAAAAAGTAGAGGGCTTTATTCTATGAGAATAAACAATAAACATAGAGTTGTATATTCTATTAATAAGAAAGATAAAGAAGTTACGATTTTTGCAGCATGGTCACATTATGAAAAGAATATGCCAAAATCATAA
- a CDS encoding type II toxin-antitoxin system Phd/YefM family antitoxin: MDSMTRTNLRKDLFKTIDKVNKENTPLEITINSNEGTNEGVIMLSKREYERMQEELYLRETGTLDYAFDLMDNSSEDDFEEL; the protein is encoded by the coding sequence ATGGATTCAATGACAAGAACAAATCTCAGAAAAGATTTATTTAAAACGATTGATAAAGTAAACAAAGAGAATACTCCGTTGGAAATTACAATTAACAGTAATGAAGGTACAAATGAAGGTGTGATTATGCTTTCTAAAAGAGAATATGAAAGAATGCAAGAAGAGCTTTATTTACGGGAAACTGGCACTTTGGATTATGCCTTTGACTTAATGGATAATTCATCAGAAGATGATTTTGAAGAACTATGA
- a CDS encoding transposase: MIHLKNIKNQLPNEMNAIFSELNVLKFLRQTSICKQKGYSPAIIFTFLFSLVFKGKTLNQVLSGREADQYMKKDTVYRLMNDPHNNWRSFLLRFSASVIEKIHRLTDPSTHLRTLVLDDSTFYRNRSQKVPGLARLWDHALQKGYKGYRMLTLGFSDGYSFIPIDFGLLSGKNQVNQKQAESDQRTSGAKRFKEAQRSMPDVAIEMVQRALDQGVYASHVLMDKWFTSPKMIDRLHDLGIHTLGMAKNGKTQYFYQRRLYKLSELYQKSIKEYCQEAIISSIIVQPSSGKTPVKIVFVKNRNNQSAWLALMTDDLTLSSQEIVKTYSVRWDIETFFKVSKSLLHLSQETQTRNYQALICHTTIVFTRYILLSWQQRCANDERTLGGLFYELADQIKELDWSVALLELMDILQAVSEKASHKLQDFIESQLQLWIDTLPNYIKAYLPNLVCET; encoded by the coding sequence ATGATACACTTAAAAAACATCAAAAATCAATTACCAAATGAAATGAACGCAATTTTTTCTGAACTGAACGTCCTGAAATTTTTACGACAAACCTCTATTTGTAAGCAAAAAGGCTATTCTCCCGCCATTATTTTTACTTTTCTTTTCAGTTTAGTGTTTAAGGGCAAGACCTTGAACCAAGTCCTCAGCGGACGTGAAGCAGATCAATATATGAAGAAAGATACCGTTTACCGTTTGATGAACGATCCGCACAATAATTGGCGTAGCTTTCTGCTTCGTTTTAGTGCTTCTGTGATCGAAAAGATCCATCGATTAACAGATCCAAGTACCCATCTACGTACGCTTGTTTTGGATGACTCAACGTTCTATCGAAATCGAAGTCAGAAAGTGCCTGGTTTGGCGCGCCTTTGGGATCATGCTTTACAAAAAGGTTATAAAGGCTATCGCATGCTAACTTTAGGCTTTTCTGATGGGTACTCTTTTATTCCTATTGATTTTGGATTGCTTTCAGGCAAAAACCAAGTCAATCAAAAACAAGCGGAAAGTGATCAAAGAACGAGTGGGGCAAAACGCTTCAAAGAAGCCCAACGATCTATGCCTGATGTGGCCATTGAGATGGTGCAAAGAGCCCTTGATCAAGGCGTTTACGCCAGTCATGTGTTAATGGATAAATGGTTTACCTCTCCTAAAATGATCGATCGTTTGCATGATTTAGGCATCCATACCCTAGGTATGGCAAAAAATGGCAAAACCCAATATTTTTATCAAAGACGTTTATATAAATTAAGCGAACTCTACCAAAAGTCAATAAAGGAATACTGTCAAGAAGCCATCATTTCCTCTATTATTGTTCAGCCAAGCAGCGGGAAGACCCCCGTCAAAATCGTTTTTGTCAAAAATCGGAATAACCAAAGTGCTTGGTTAGCCCTTATGACAGATGACCTGACTTTGTCATCCCAAGAAATCGTGAAGACGTACTCGGTTCGCTGGGACATAGAAACGTTCTTTAAAGTTTCCAAATCTCTCCTTCATTTGTCACAAGAAACCCAAACGCGCAATTATCAAGCCTTGATTTGTCATACCACCATTGTGTTCACGCGCTACATCTTATTAAGTTGGCAACAACGCTGTGCCAATGACGAGCGGACCTTAGGCGGCTTATTTTATGAACTTGCTGACCAAATAAAAGAACTTGACTGGTCGGTGGCTTTATTAGAACTAATGGACATTTTGCAAGCAGTCAGTGAAAAAGCGAGTCATAAACTACAAGACTTCATTGAAAGTCAACTGCAGCTCTGGATCGATACGCTGCCCAATTATATCAAGGCTTATCTACCGAATTTGGTGTGCGAAACTTGA
- a CDS encoding PTS sugar transporter subunit IIA — MSHLDTSKGLIVFTDIVGGTPTNLASELLTREDVLVVAGVNLPVLLEVFTNRTKDIHTLKEIITNAYGQGLTIRTNEDLEGEDDDEYSL; from the coding sequence TTGAGTCATTTAGATACAAGTAAGGGACTAATTGTATTTACTGATATCGTAGGAGGTACGCCAACGAATTTGGCTAGCGAATTACTGACTCGAGAAGATGTGCTAGTGGTGGCTGGAGTAAACTTACCTGTTTTACTAGAAGTTTTCACGAATCGTACAAAAGATATCCACACACTTAAAGAAATAATAACTAATGCTTATGGACAAGGTTTAACCATACGAACAAATGAAGATTTAGAAGGAGAAGATGACGATGAGTATAGTCTTTAG
- a CDS encoding PTS system mannose/fructose/N-acetylgalactosamine-transporter subunit IIB, with amino-acid sequence MSIVFSRIDDRLIHGQVVTTWANMHRIEQIIILNDKVAGDKTQKNILKMSAPQGIKVQAFPVEKFGEIIKSNPITRRTMLLFTTSTDVVRALQVGVPIDELNIGGMRFQEGRQRLSKALAVTEEEKQAFKDLLDKDLNITIQMVPNDEKVNLEEVIQ; translated from the coding sequence ATGAGTATAGTCTTTAGTAGAATAGATGATCGCTTGATTCATGGACAAGTTGTAACAACGTGGGCAAATATGCATAGAATTGAACAGATTATTATTTTAAATGACAAGGTTGCAGGGGATAAAACGCAAAAAAATATTTTAAAAATGTCAGCGCCTCAAGGGATTAAGGTTCAAGCATTTCCGGTAGAAAAATTTGGAGAAATTATCAAAAGCAACCCAATCACTCGACGGACCATGCTTTTATTTACTACCAGTACTGATGTAGTAAGAGCGTTGCAAGTTGGCGTTCCGATTGATGAACTTAATATCGGCGGCATGCGGTTTCAAGAAGGCAGACAACGTTTGTCAAAAGCACTTGCAGTGACAGAAGAAGAAAAACAAGCTTTCAAAGATTTACTTGATAAAGATTTAAATATCACAATTCAGATGGTACCAAATGATGAAAAAGTCAATTTAGAGGAGGTTATCCAATGA
- a CDS encoding PTS mannose/fructose/sorbose/N-acetylgalactosamine transporter subunit IIC, giving the protein MISALLIACWAGICAIDDIGTQILRRPLLIAPVVGLIMGDLQTSLYIGATLEVMWMGIGNVGAYSAPDIISGTAIGTALGIASGGAATAVALAVPTSLLAQQLLILYRSTITYLNPIADKIAESRDFSKVFRINYIPMLIAFLVRAVPTFLAVYFGAGAINTAVEALPDAIMDGLSVAGAIIPSVGIGLLMLMMIKKGELWMFLVAGFTLAVYLDLDVLPITLIALPIAFIYDLAVKQAPQSSEQSTTMDSSDEEEEYDL; this is encoded by the coding sequence ATGATTTCTGCATTATTAATTGCTTGTTGGGCAGGCATTTGTGCGATTGATGATATTGGAACACAAATACTACGTAGACCATTATTGATTGCTCCAGTTGTTGGATTAATTATGGGGGATCTACAAACTTCTTTATATATTGGTGCAACGCTAGAAGTTATGTGGATGGGAATTGGAAATGTCGGCGCATATTCTGCTCCAGATATTATTTCTGGAACAGCCATTGGAACAGCCTTAGGAATAGCTTCTGGTGGAGCAGCGACCGCCGTAGCATTAGCTGTTCCTACGTCATTGTTAGCACAACAATTACTGATTCTCTATCGTTCGACAATTACTTATTTAAATCCAATTGCTGATAAAATTGCTGAAAGTAGAGATTTTTCTAAAGTTTTTCGTATCAATTATATTCCAATGCTTATTGCTTTTTTAGTTCGGGCCGTTCCAACTTTTCTAGCAGTTTATTTCGGAGCCGGTGCCATAAACACAGCTGTTGAAGCATTACCTGATGCGATTATGGACGGCTTGAGTGTTGCGGGTGCAATTATTCCTTCCGTCGGGATTGGCTTATTGATGCTAATGATGATCAAAAAAGGAGAGCTTTGGATGTTTTTGGTAGCGGGCTTTACGTTAGCTGTCTATTTGGATTTGGACGTGTTACCAATCACTTTAATTGCTTTACCGATTGCCTTTATTTATGACTTGGCGGTAAAACAAGCACCACAATCATCAGAGCAAAGTACAACTATGGATTCATCTGATGAAGAGGAGGAATACGATCTATGA
- a CDS encoding PTS system mannose/fructose/sorbose family transporter subunit IID, protein MSTEEMKITKHDLNRVFWRMQLLNVTNNFQSLQAIGFLSSFVPVLERLYEDQPKELKTKAMKRHLEFFNSHVNSDALILGIAAAIEETTDEEEKQTVTDVKTGLMGPLAGIGDSILKFTWLPICGSIGASLALNGSILGPIVMFLLYNVVNVSIKYYGIHLGYTKGMEMIEGTGGNILQRLSNIANIVGLMVVGALIASVVDVNVVAEISAGDNVIEFQEMFDQVMPGLFSLLITFAVYKILKKTNGKHAPLLILAIMVLSILLTALGVLGE, encoded by the coding sequence ATGAGTACTGAAGAAATGAAAATTACTAAGCATGATTTGAATCGCGTCTTTTGGCGGATGCAGTTACTAAATGTAACCAATAATTTTCAGTCATTGCAGGCAATTGGCTTTTTATCCAGTTTTGTTCCTGTGTTAGAGCGTTTATATGAAGATCAGCCAAAAGAATTAAAGACCAAGGCTATGAAACGACACTTAGAATTTTTTAATAGTCATGTAAACTCTGATGCTTTGATTTTGGGTATCGCAGCTGCTATTGAAGAAACGACAGATGAAGAAGAAAAACAAACAGTTACTGATGTAAAGACGGGGCTTATGGGTCCTTTAGCCGGAATTGGTGACAGTATTTTAAAATTTACTTGGCTGCCTATTTGTGGTAGTATTGGCGCCTCCTTAGCGCTAAATGGCAGTATCTTAGGACCAATTGTTATGTTTTTACTCTATAATGTGGTCAATGTGTCTATTAAATATTATGGGATTCATTTAGGCTATACCAAAGGAATGGAAATGATCGAAGGCACAGGTGGAAATATTTTACAACGTCTCTCCAATATCGCCAATATTGTAGGGCTAATGGTTGTTGGTGCACTTATTGCGTCTGTCGTAGATGTAAATGTTGTCGCTGAAATTTCAGCTGGTGATAATGTTATTGAATTTCAAGAGATGTTTGATCAAGTGATGCCAGGCTTATTTAGTCTACTGATTACTTTTGCCGTGTATAAAATTTTAAAAAAGACCAACGGAAAGCACGCTCCTCTATTAATACTTGCTATCATGGTGCTATCGATTCTTTTGACGGCACTAGGTGTTTTAGGAGAATAA
- a CDS encoding tyrosine-protein phosphatase, which yields MKNRYKVEQTKENYFHFYLPISAEEQEIKVFLMKNLHDTQPEFLLSTEKENFDIELKELSYRPYFLIKTNDSQYITAERTLPVEGMNNFRDMGGYETQSGETVKWGKLYRSDHIYNATENGIAYLQTLNIHTILDYRSNVETKKYPNKRIGDQVKTYQIDPSAHAAELAAQFQSSKEDEDANLINEIIEQKEKGTLVDHSNVVLTQYRTFVNKKESKEAFSKMLHVVADPNAPAVVQHCRGGKDRTGFGSMLVLGTLGVKKEDLVEDYLLTAKNRIERNRAKMEGYKKLTSDPVVLDQLYSFIDTKPEFIEESIDTIIGQYGTIENYAKEELQLTEQMVQQMKKMYLE from the coding sequence ATGAAAAATAGATATAAAGTAGAACAGACCAAGGAAAATTATTTTCATTTTTACTTACCTATTTCTGCGGAGGAGCAAGAAATAAAAGTATTTTTAATGAAAAATTTGCACGATACTCAGCCAGAATTTTTATTAAGCACGGAAAAAGAAAATTTCGATATTGAGCTAAAGGAACTTTCTTATCGTCCTTATTTTTTGATTAAAACTAACGATAGTCAATATATTACAGCAGAACGGACACTACCTGTTGAAGGTATGAATAACTTTAGAGATATGGGTGGCTATGAAACTCAATCAGGAGAAACAGTAAAATGGGGCAAACTTTATCGTTCAGATCATATTTATAATGCTACAGAAAATGGGATTGCCTATTTACAAACGTTAAATATCCACACCATTCTCGATTATCGTAGTAACGTAGAGACAAAAAAATATCCTAACAAGCGAATTGGCGATCAAGTAAAGACCTATCAAATCGATCCTTCCGCGCACGCAGCTGAGCTGGCAGCTCAATTTCAGTCTTCCAAAGAAGATGAAGATGCAAATTTAATTAATGAAATTATTGAGCAAAAAGAAAAGGGAACCTTAGTAGATCATAGTAACGTTGTCTTAACGCAATATCGTACTTTTGTTAATAAAAAAGAATCGAAGGAAGCTTTTTCTAAAATGTTGCATGTCGTCGCTGATCCTAATGCTCCTGCTGTGGTGCAACATTGTAGGGGAGGAAAAGATCGGACAGGCTTTGGTTCAATGTTAGTTTTAGGAACACTGGGAGTAAAAAAAGAAGATTTAGTGGAAGACTATCTCTTAACGGCAAAAAATCGTATCGAACGAAATCGGGCCAAAATGGAAGGTTATAAAAAACTAACGAGCGATCCTGTGGTATTGGATCAATTATATTCTTTTATTGATACCAAACCGGAATTTATAGAAGAATCAATTGATACCATTATCGGCCAGTATGGTACCATTGAAAATTATGCTAAAGAAGAATTACAATTAACAGAACAAATGGTTCAGCAAATGAAAAAAATGTATCTAGAATAG
- a CDS encoding HTH domain-containing protein, with product MSFESTDELRILADEPRLQSLFLLLFRHEGYFTSMRLAEELGVTSRTIKSDILLLKQIFHTEDIFIASKPSKGYKLEVTDKGTENKIKQFFQIFPSISSESEFDHRVRYVIRRLLSADEPVKMEDIQAELSVSFSLNHEMQEVKKMLAKYDLHLKSRPHYGMYIEGALFKKIMVTVRMYRYFDKSINNDFGITAYNQLFSCDELEKTAIRGTFYETIIHSRIVFSDINAERFIIYLLYFRNQVLQERSLQLSLPTIDFDYRATDEHGLVVELIQKLKIKFVGFDFSDEVVQFLTYIAIFSTDLYRFVDCSKENYNTLVSLAEEIRNFILKGVSQYLQIDIFDDYTCLKDLLKIMIPISLKIKLGVSDSIDLRYKDFKNEGTQSLIRYYSSLIYQNFFSTYGYSFSEREKQLIFSTISGVINRISLSHRKLRLAIIAIDGRLATQPLKFNLQHYFSEFIERIETKVLYELETLENQKFDYYLCSDYGKKLNITCEPIFYIEEEMDEFAYTDSLKHIFFQAYDYDKKLPDILLKNISSVDKKAFNKVTTETFIQNEAVQVHFDLNAKEEEFTIFRVVESVDEKKYYINIKTQIAGEKQKLKMLVNIIDRIMAAPLKLDTVNSEQTISYSHFLID from the coding sequence GTGAGTTTTGAAAGTACAGATGAACTTCGTATTTTAGCAGATGAACCTAGGCTGCAATCTCTGTTCCTTCTTTTATTTCGTCATGAAGGTTATTTTACCAGTATGCGATTAGCAGAAGAACTAGGTGTAACTTCTCGAACAATTAAGTCTGATATTTTACTATTAAAACAAATATTTCATACAGAAGATATATTTATTGCTTCTAAGCCTTCCAAAGGCTATAAGTTAGAAGTTACGGATAAAGGAACTGAAAATAAGATTAAACAATTTTTTCAAATTTTTCCTTCGATTTCAAGTGAAAGTGAATTTGATCATCGGGTTCGCTATGTTATTCGGCGTTTGTTATCTGCCGATGAACCGGTAAAAATGGAAGACATTCAAGCGGAACTTTCAGTTAGTTTTTCTTTAAATCACGAAATGCAAGAAGTTAAGAAGATGCTTGCCAAATATGATCTACATTTAAAATCGCGCCCACATTATGGGATGTATATTGAAGGCGCATTGTTTAAAAAGATTATGGTGACTGTACGAATGTATCGTTACTTTGATAAAAGTATCAATAATGATTTTGGTATTACAGCTTATAATCAATTATTTTCTTGCGATGAGCTCGAAAAAACAGCGATAAGAGGAACTTTTTACGAAACGATTATCCACTCACGTATTGTTTTTTCAGATATTAATGCAGAACGTTTCATTATCTATTTGCTGTATTTTCGTAACCAAGTATTACAAGAACGTTCGCTTCAGTTATCTTTACCGACAATCGATTTTGATTATCGCGCAACAGATGAACATGGGTTGGTTGTAGAACTCATTCAAAAATTGAAAATAAAATTTGTTGGCTTTGATTTTTCTGATGAGGTTGTTCAGTTTTTAACTTATATTGCGATTTTTAGTACCGATTTATATCGCTTTGTTGATTGCAGCAAAGAAAACTATAATACATTGGTTTCACTAGCAGAAGAAATAAGAAATTTTATTTTAAAAGGCGTCTCACAATATTTGCAAATCGACATTTTTGATGACTATACTTGTTTAAAAGACTTGTTAAAAATAATGATTCCTATTAGCTTAAAAATAAAATTAGGGGTTTCTGATAGTATTGATCTTCGTTATAAAGATTTCAAAAACGAAGGGACACAGTCGTTAATTCGTTACTATAGTTCATTAATTTATCAGAATTTCTTTAGTACTTATGGTTATTCTTTTTCAGAAAGAGAAAAACAACTTATTTTTTCCACTATTTCGGGCGTGATTAATCGAATTAGCTTAAGCCATCGTAAGTTACGTTTAGCAATCATTGCTATTGATGGGCGTTTGGCCACGCAACCTTTAAAGTTCAATTTACAACATTATTTTTCTGAGTTTATTGAACGGATCGAAACGAAAGTTTTGTATGAATTAGAAACACTAGAAAATCAAAAATTTGATTATTATTTGTGTTCAGATTATGGGAAAAAATTAAACATTACGTGCGAGCCGATTTTTTATATTGAAGAAGAAATGGATGAATTTGCGTATACCGATTCGTTGAAGCATATATTCTTTCAAGCTTATGATTATGATAAAAAACTTCCTGACATTTTATTAAAAAATATCAGCTCAGTTGATAAAAAAGCATTTAACAAGGTAACAACAGAAACTTTTATCCAAAATGAAGCGGTGCAAGTTCATTTTGATTTAAACGCTAAAGAAGAAGAATTTACGATTTTTCGTGTAGTTGAAAGTGTTGATGAGAAAAAATATTATATCAACATCAAAACACAAATTGCTGGAGAAAAACAAAAATTAAAAATGTTAGTGAATATTATCGATCGGATAATGGCAGCTCCATTAAAGTTAGATACGGTTAATAGTGAGCAGACAATAAGTTATAGCCATTTCTTAATTGATTAG